The following proteins come from a genomic window of Winogradskyella sp. PC-19:
- a CDS encoding ABC transporter ATP-binding protein: MIHTKDISKSYSGTQVLKIDELTIPKGQSFGLVGNNGAGKTTYFSLLLDLINPSTGTITSNDIVVSQSEAWKPFTSAFIDETFLIGYLTPEEYFYFIGDLRGQNKADVDALTAKFEDFFNGEIIGKKKYLRDLSKGNQKKAGIVAALIGNPEVIILDEPFANLDPTTQIRLKQILKDLAEKQGVTVLVSSHDLMHVTDVCERIVVLEKGEVVKDLETNPTTLKELEAHFAKSAVSTSEEEE; this comes from the coding sequence ATGATACATACTAAAGACATATCAAAATCATATAGCGGAACACAAGTTCTTAAAATAGACGAATTAACTATCCCAAAAGGACAAAGTTTTGGATTAGTTGGTAACAACGGTGCTGGTAAAACAACTTATTTTAGTCTCTTACTAGATTTAATTAATCCATCAACTGGGACAATTACAAGTAATGATATTGTTGTTTCTCAAAGCGAAGCGTGGAAACCTTTTACATCTGCATTTATTGACGAAACATTTCTGATTGGCTACCTAACTCCAGAAGAATATTTTTACTTCATTGGCGATTTACGTGGACAAAACAAAGCGGACGTTGATGCTTTAACCGCTAAGTTCGAAGACTTCTTTAACGGCGAAATCATTGGCAAGAAAAAATACTTAAGAGATTTAAGTAAAGGTAACCAAAAGAAAGCTGGAATTGTAGCCGCACTTATTGGTAATCCTGAAGTAATTATCTTAGATGAGCCATTCGCAAACTTAGACCCAACAACACAGATTCGTTTAAAACAAATCCTAAAAGATTTAGCGGAAAAGCAAGGCGTAACAGTTTTAGTATCTAGTCACGATTTAATGCATGTAACAGATGTGTGTGAGCGTATTGTAGTCCTAGAAAAAGGAGAAGTTGTCAAAGATTTAGAAACAAACCCAACAACACTTAAAGAATTAGAAGCGCATTTTGCAAAAAGTGCAGTTTCGACTTCAGAAGAAGAGGAATAA
- a CDS encoding DUF4254 domain-containing protein — MFSEKANTIFQDVIKTYKVLNTVDQPFTNKYHKNEDVISHLLYRKCWIDTVQWAYEDIIRDPNIEPVAALKLKRMIDASNQDRTDTVEYIDSYFLDKYKDVQPKADAKINSESPAWVIDRLSILALKIYHMHLETVRDDASDSHKAACQKKLDVLLEQRVDLSTALDDLLNDIANGDKYMKVYKQMKMYNDDELNPVLRGQK; from the coding sequence ATGTTTTCAGAAAAAGCAAATACTATATTTCAAGATGTTATTAAGACTTACAAAGTGCTTAATACTGTTGACCAGCCTTTTACAAATAAGTACCATAAGAACGAAGATGTGATTTCACATTTATTATACAGAAAATGTTGGATTGATACAGTTCAATGGGCTTATGAAGACATCATTAGAGACCCAAATATCGAACCAGTAGCTGCCCTTAAATTAAAACGAATGATTGATGCGTCTAACCAAGATCGTACCGACACTGTAGAATATATTGATAGCTATTTTTTAGACAAATACAAAGACGTACAGCCTAAAGCTGATGCAAAAATCAACTCAGAAAGTCCTGCTTGGGTTATAGATCGCTTATCTATTTTGGCTTTAAAAATCTACCACATGCATTTAGAAACTGTACGAGATGATGCTAGTGATTCTCATAAAGCCGCTTGCCAGAAAAAATTAGATGTTTTATTAGAGCAACGTGTAGATTTAAGTACAGCTTTAGATGACTTACTAAATGATATCGCTAATGGCGACAAGTACATGAAAGTTTACAAACAAATGAAAATGTACAACGATGACGAACTTAATCCAGTTTTAAGAGGTCAGAAATAA
- a CDS encoding polymer-forming cytoskeletal protein, protein MDTSSQQNIIAQGTKIVGDIESKGPFRIDGAIEGNVKTEGKVVVGKSGSIVGTLQAVNVDIEGKFSGKLLLKGTLSLKSSAQIDGEVQVNKLAVEPGATFNATCTMGAVKSLSNGAEQASSKTEKGQSA, encoded by the coding sequence ATGGATACAAGTAGTCAGCAAAATATAATTGCACAAGGAACTAAAATTGTTGGAGATATTGAAAGTAAAGGCCCTTTCAGAATTGATGGCGCTATAGAAGGTAATGTAAAAACAGAAGGCAAAGTTGTTGTCGGTAAATCCGGAAGTATAGTAGGGACACTTCAAGCAGTAAATGTAGATATTGAGGGTAAATTTTCTGGAAAATTATTACTTAAAGGCACATTATCATTAAAGTCTTCTGCACAAATCGATGGTGAAGTTCAAGTGAATAAATTGGCAGTTGAACCAGGTGCAACGTTTAATGCAACTTGTACGATGGGCGCAGTAAAATCATTATCTAATGGAGCAGAACAAGCAAGCTCAAAAACCGAAAAAGGGCAAAGCGCCTAG
- a CDS encoding DUF5687 family protein, with amino-acid sequence MIKHFLNLEWKQYFRSSYWQKNIALNILLVFFALYMIGIFVFLGVFLFKILTKFFPEQDPFVVVNSFIFFWILGEIAMRFFLQKLPVMSVKPLLTLPIKRSTIVNFVLGKSALSFFNFFPLFLTIPFGISLISNGYPTSQVLIWLAVLFIISLIANFLNFILEAFSADLNIPLLPILILVGGLYGLDYFGIISFTDIVGNGLLAISNNPIYILIPLLILIALYTFNFKILRKKLFLDASLKTKVKDVETSDLSWTKRFGDIAPFMQLDLKLIWRNKRTKSMAFLMVIGLLYGLFFYPQPIYADKMFMAAFIGIFSTGFFLINFGQFIPAWDSGYYKMLMSQNIKYEQYLRSKWILMTMSVVIMFVLGIPYVFFGWKILIAHFAAAVYNVGVNTHVIMWGGSFNRKKIDLDKKAAFNYQGTGAVQWLIGIPLMLVPMALFGLLDWLIGFEVAVATLIILGVIGIILHKQLMAMITQKYLDSKYKMIAAFSKDS; translated from the coding sequence ATGATAAAACATTTTCTTAACTTAGAGTGGAAGCAATATTTCCGGTCTTCGTATTGGCAAAAAAATATTGCCTTAAATATTCTTTTAGTGTTTTTTGCACTTTACATGATAGGAATATTTGTGTTTTTAGGTGTATTTCTTTTTAAAATACTCACTAAATTTTTTCCAGAACAAGACCCTTTTGTCGTAGTAAATAGTTTTATATTTTTCTGGATTTTAGGTGAAATTGCAATGCGCTTTTTCTTGCAAAAATTACCAGTGATGAGTGTAAAACCATTATTGACATTGCCCATTAAACGCTCTACAATTGTAAACTTCGTTTTAGGTAAATCGGCTTTATCGTTCTTTAATTTTTTCCCGTTATTCCTAACAATACCTTTCGGTATTTCATTAATAAGTAATGGTTATCCTACAAGTCAAGTTTTGATATGGCTAGCGGTATTATTTATCATATCACTAATTGCTAACTTTTTAAACTTTATACTCGAAGCATTTTCTGCTGACTTAAATATTCCACTTCTACCAATTTTAATATTAGTCGGCGGATTATATGGATTAGATTATTTCGGAATTATATCATTCACAGATATCGTTGGTAATGGTCTTTTAGCCATTTCTAATAACCCTATTTACATTCTAATTCCTTTACTTATTCTTATTGCTTTATATACGTTCAATTTTAAGATATTACGTAAAAAACTATTTTTAGACGCATCACTAAAAACAAAGGTCAAAGATGTAGAAACTTCAGACCTGTCATGGACAAAAAGATTTGGAGACATTGCACCTTTTATGCAGTTAGATTTAAAATTAATTTGGCGTAATAAACGTACAAAATCTATGGCATTTTTAATGGTAATTGGTTTGTTATACGGTTTGTTTTTCTACCCACAACCAATTTATGCAGACAAAATGTTTATGGCTGCATTTATAGGCATATTCTCAACAGGTTTTTTTCTTATCAATTTCGGACAATTCATACCGGCATGGGATAGTGGTTATTATAAAATGTTAATGAGTCAGAATATTAAATACGAGCAGTACTTGCGTTCAAAATGGATATTAATGACAATGAGTGTCGTTATTATGTTTGTATTAGGTATTCCGTATGTCTTTTTTGGATGGAAAATATTAATCGCACATTTTGCAGCAGCAGTCTATAATGTTGGTGTTAATACACATGTAATTATGTGGGGCGGAAGTTTTAACAGAAAGAAAATAGATTTAGACAAAAAAGCAGCTTTTAATTATCAAGGTACAGGCGCTGTACAATGGCTTATTGGTATTCCGTTAATGCTAGTTCCAATGGCGTTATTTGGCTTATTGGATTGGCTTATAGGCTTTGAAGTTGCAGTTGCTACGCTTATAATTTTAGGGGTTATAGGTATTATTTTACACAAACAGCTTATGGCAATGATTACCCAAAAATACTTGGATTCTAAATACAAAATGATTGCAGCTTTTAGCAAAGATTCTTAA
- a CDS encoding ferredoxin--NADP reductase, which translates to MAQFHKLNISSIDRVTEKSVEITFDIPENLKNSFTYKAGQYITLKTEINGKEVRRDYSICSSVNSGDLTVAIKEVEDGTFSVYANEKLNAGDTLEVAEPNGRFVFEANEANTRTVAAFAAGSGITPILSIVKTLLEDEPFSNFILVYGNKKLNDAMFAKDILELKQHYGNRFHVHFIYSQSQETDALFGRIEKSTVNLIVKNKYKGVTIDSFYICGPEQMIHTVKDVLIENNIKEKKIFFELFTAPTEATDSSSEIGDGKSQLKVIVDDEEFEFEMAQDVSILDAALKQDVDAPYSCQGGICSSCIARVTEGEATMRQNNILTDNEVAEGLILTCQAHPTTPKIVVDYDDV; encoded by the coding sequence ATGGCACAATTTCATAAACTAAACATATCATCAATTGACCGTGTTACAGAAAAATCTGTAGAAATCACTTTTGATATTCCTGAAAACTTAAAAAACAGCTTTACATACAAAGCGGGACAATATATAACGCTTAAAACTGAAATAAACGGTAAAGAGGTTCGTCGAGACTATTCGATTTGTTCTTCGGTTAATAGCGGAGATTTAACTGTCGCCATAAAGGAAGTAGAAGATGGTACTTTTTCAGTTTATGCAAACGAAAAATTAAATGCAGGTGATACTCTAGAAGTTGCAGAACCAAACGGTCGTTTTGTTTTTGAAGCTAATGAGGCAAATACAAGAACAGTAGCGGCATTTGCTGCAGGTAGTGGAATAACACCAATATTGAGCATTGTCAAGACACTTTTAGAAGACGAACCCTTTAGTAATTTTATTCTCGTTTACGGAAATAAAAAATTGAACGACGCCATGTTTGCTAAAGATATTCTTGAATTAAAACAGCATTATGGTAATCGCTTTCACGTGCATTTTATCTATAGCCAATCGCAAGAAACGGATGCGCTTTTTGGACGTATCGAAAAAAGCACTGTGAACCTTATTGTGAAAAACAAATATAAAGGTGTTACTATCGATAGCTTTTACATTTGCGGTCCAGAACAAATGATACACACTGTTAAAGATGTGCTGATTGAAAACAATATCAAAGAGAAGAAAATTTTCTTCGAATTATTTACAGCACCAACAGAGGCGACTGATTCGTCAAGCGAAATTGGTGATGGAAAATCACAACTTAAAGTTATCGTTGATGATGAAGAGTTTGAGTTTGAAATGGCTCAAGACGTTTCTATACTAGATGCTGCACTAAAGCAAGATGTGGATGCGCCTTATTCTTGTCAAGGTGGTATTTGTAGTAGTTGTATCGCTCGTGTTACAGAAGGTGAAGCTACTATGCGTCAAAACAATATCTTAACTGATAATGAAGTTGCTGAAGGCTTAATTTTAACGTGTCAGGCACATCCAACAACACCAAAGATTGTTGTGGATTATGATGATGTTTAA
- a CDS encoding PadR family transcriptional regulator — translation MSNSKLYKGSLTTIILKLLNEHDKMYGYEITQKVKALTKGELKITEGALYPALHKLEAEGLLDVEVAKVDNRLRKYYKLTETGTKETVSKLEELAEYIKTMQALVNPKLA, via the coding sequence ATGAGTAATTCTAAACTATATAAGGGCAGTTTAACCACAATTATTTTGAAGCTTTTGAATGAGCACGACAAAATGTATGGTTACGAGATTACCCAAAAAGTAAAGGCATTAACCAAAGGCGAACTAAAAATCACCGAAGGTGCTTTGTATCCTGCTTTGCACAAGTTAGAAGCCGAAGGTTTATTAGATGTTGAGGTCGCTAAAGTAGATAATCGCTTGCGTAAGTATTATAAATTGACTGAAACAGGTACTAAAGAAACGGTTAGTAAACTCGAAGAATTAGCAGAGTATATCAAAACTATGCAAGCTTTGGTAAATCCTAAACTGGCTTAG
- a CDS encoding DUF6168 family protein, with translation MMIKQLIIYSAVFALLFFLLLHGHDWILKQNDIGLRFSFYDTDLFFAVSSALICIHLQFFSGIETLKSQLGYIYLPTLFIKGVIFFISFKNSVFSIEKLTTSERLSLLIPLFIFLIAEVYFVIKILKETNAEI, from the coding sequence ATGATGATTAAACAACTTATAATTTACAGCGCAGTTTTTGCGCTTTTGTTTTTCCTACTATTGCACGGCCATGACTGGATTTTAAAACAAAATGATATCGGCTTGCGTTTCAGTTTTTATGATACGGATTTGTTTTTTGCAGTGTCATCTGCTTTAATTTGTATTCATCTTCAATTTTTTTCTGGTATAGAAACTTTAAAATCACAACTAGGTTACATTTATTTACCAACGTTATTTATTAAAGGAGTTATCTTTTTTATATCTTTTAAAAATTCTGTGTTTTCTATAGAAAAATTAACAACTTCAGAACGATTAAGTTTATTAATTCCGCTGTTTATTTTCTTAATAGCTGAAGTCTATTTTGTTATTAAAATTCTTAAAGAAACCAATGCAGAAATTTAA
- a CDS encoding tetratricopeptide repeat protein, with the protein MKTFTKATILVILLAVIAQSCSRKKDNFINRAWHSVGTEYNILYNGEIALQKGLESVNNAYTENFWELLPVERFEAKDEVRLGNKAENSDFERAEEKATKAIQKHSMTIEGKEKNPQIDESYLLLGKARYYDQRFVPALAAFNSILNRYPTSDKINQVKVWREKSNLRLGNPELTIKNLKRHLKQEDVEDQDLADITAVLADAYLAIKEKDTALKYLDTAAVATKINAQKARYNFIRGQLYDEFGKKDSANMAYDIIIDMHRKIPRAFYINAHLAKSNNFDTTTGNKLEFSEYLTELEENRENRPYLDKIYHRIARYHQAESRDSLAEVYYNKSIASNKNLNSDTELFSRNYLTLGDMYFDRTEYKIAGAYYDSTLTNMVEKTKPYRVVAKKRKNLDDVIYYEGIARVNDSVLDLIKLPKEEQVIVFNQYIKELKIKDSIAAEYEKNKAARDASRKQSTAGLRPQQRVNLPGAPRNNNGGNTDFYFYNQTAASYGRNEFLKLWGERKSQDNWRLSNSRANSNESDGNQKGVEENVTQLELYDPEFYIKRLPTDKVVIDSISTERNFAYYQLGLIYKENFKEYELAKDKLENLLQSNPEERLIIPSKYNLFKIYELLGQTAEAEIAKNNLIAEHPDSRYAEILRNPNSQLAKDQNNPETVYENVYRQFENQEYTTVIASADKNIKRFEGDGFVPKFEILKASAIGRLKGIDAYEEAVNYVALTYPNSEEGKRAQEILKDALPLMSNKEFLPEDEGNSFHVVYEFDSTDKEGIKNFTEELSKVMERLPYPDISLSTDVYDENTTFIVVHGLKYITSALGFGPTLQDYKEERTRGITKKYITISSANYAIIQRHKNLTEYINPE; encoded by the coding sequence TTGAAAACGTTTACAAAAGCCACCATATTAGTCATTTTATTAGCGGTTATTGCTCAAAGTTGCTCACGTAAGAAAGACAATTTTATTAACCGTGCTTGGCATTCTGTTGGTACAGAATATAATATTTTGTATAACGGAGAAATCGCCCTACAAAAAGGTTTAGAAAGTGTTAATAATGCATACACTGAAAATTTCTGGGAACTACTTCCGGTGGAGCGTTTTGAAGCCAAAGATGAAGTCAGATTAGGTAACAAAGCCGAAAACTCTGATTTTGAACGAGCAGAAGAGAAAGCCACAAAAGCTATTCAAAAGCATAGTATGACTATCGAGGGTAAAGAAAAAAACCCACAAATAGACGAGTCGTATTTATTATTAGGAAAAGCAAGATACTACGATCAACGTTTTGTGCCTGCACTAGCAGCCTTCAATAGCATTCTAAACAGATATCCAACTAGCGATAAAATTAATCAGGTAAAAGTTTGGCGAGAAAAAAGTAATTTACGTTTGGGCAACCCAGAATTAACCATTAAAAATTTAAAACGTCATCTAAAGCAAGAAGATGTCGAAGATCAAGATTTAGCCGATATTACAGCAGTTTTAGCAGATGCTTATTTGGCAATAAAAGAAAAGGATACAGCTTTAAAATATTTAGATACTGCAGCAGTTGCCACAAAAATTAATGCTCAAAAGGCACGGTATAATTTTATTAGAGGACAACTTTACGACGAATTTGGTAAAAAAGATAGTGCTAATATGGCTTATGATATAATCATAGACATGCACAGAAAAATACCAAGAGCATTTTATATCAATGCGCACTTAGCAAAGTCAAATAATTTTGATACTACAACAGGGAATAAGCTAGAGTTTTCAGAATACCTTACTGAACTTGAGGAAAATAGAGAAAATAGACCGTATTTAGATAAAATTTATCATCGAATAGCAAGATACCATCAAGCAGAGTCTAGAGATAGTTTAGCTGAAGTTTATTACAACAAATCCATTGCTTCGAATAAAAACTTAAATAGTGATACTGAGTTATTTTCTAGAAATTACTTAACACTTGGTGACATGTATTTTGATCGTACAGAGTATAAAATTGCAGGTGCTTATTATGATAGCACGCTTACTAATATGGTCGAAAAGACAAAGCCTTACCGAGTTGTAGCAAAAAAACGAAAAAACCTCGATGACGTTATCTATTATGAAGGCATTGCAAGAGTTAATGATAGTGTTTTAGATCTTATAAAATTACCAAAAGAAGAGCAGGTTATTGTATTTAACCAGTATATCAAGGAGCTTAAAATAAAAGACTCTATTGCTGCAGAGTACGAAAAGAATAAAGCAGCTAGAGATGCAAGTCGAAAGCAAAGTACAGCAGGACTAAGACCTCAACAACGAGTAAATCTTCCTGGAGCACCAAGGAATAATAATGGAGGAAACACAGATTTTTATTTCTATAATCAAACAGCAGCTTCTTATGGAAGAAACGAGTTTTTAAAATTATGGGGAGAACGTAAATCTCAAGACAATTGGAGATTATCTAATTCAAGAGCAAATTCAAATGAGTCTGATGGTAACCAAAAAGGTGTAGAAGAAAATGTAACTCAACTAGAGCTTTATGACCCTGAATTTTACATCAAAAGATTACCAACAGACAAAGTCGTAATAGACAGTATTTCGACAGAGCGTAATTTTGCTTATTATCAACTAGGATTAATTTATAAGGAGAATTTTAAAGAGTACGAATTAGCTAAAGATAAGCTAGAGAATTTACTACAAAGCAATCCAGAAGAGCGATTAATAATACCTTCTAAATACAACCTATTTAAAATATACGAATTACTTGGTCAAACAGCAGAAGCAGAGATTGCTAAAAATAATTTAATAGCTGAGCATCCTGATTCTAGATATGCTGAGATTTTACGTAATCCAAACTCGCAATTAGCAAAAGACCAAAACAACCCTGAAACGGTTTATGAAAATGTATACCGACAATTCGAAAACCAAGAATATACTACGGTTATTGCTTCAGCAGATAAAAATATAAAACGGTTTGAAGGTGATGGTTTTGTGCCTAAGTTCGAGATTTTAAAAGCTTCTGCAATAGGAAGATTAAAAGGCATTGATGCTTATGAAGAGGCAGTTAACTATGTTGCACTTACTTACCCTAATTCTGAAGAAGGAAAGCGCGCTCAAGAAATTCTTAAAGACGCACTACCTTTGATGTCTAACAAAGAGTTTTTGCCAGAAGATGAAGGAAACTCGTTTCATGTGGTATACGAATTTGATAGTACAGATAAAGAAGGAATAAAAAACTTTACCGAAGAGTTGTCTAAGGTTATGGAACGTTTACCATACCCAGATATTAGTCTTTCTACAGACGTATATGATGAGAATACTACATTTATTGTTGTTCATGGCTTAAAATATATAACTTCGGCTTTAGGTTTTGGCCCAACACTTCAAGATTATAAAGAAGAGAGAACTAGAGGAATTACAAAGAAGTATATTACCATATCTTCAGCTAATTACGCAATTATTCAACGTCACAAAAACCTTACTGAGTATATTAATCCAGAATAA
- the atpB gene encoding F0F1 ATP synthase subunit A: protein MKIFQQSFKFLALALFVVLPTSIFASDTNKEANSDGGQIDTKEKVDAYIKHHLADSHDFSLFSYTNDAGERKHVGFPLPVILWTSEGLVTFMSSEFHHNDDGTVIVEKNGQKFAKIHSKIYELEAGATSVSFDADHHATNGHKLLDFSITKSVIGILLVGLLMLFWFSRLARQYKKKQIPTGFGRVLEPLVLYVRDEIAKPNVGEKHYRRFTGYLMTVFFFIWILNLLGLTPFGFNVTGQLAVTACLAIFTLIVYTFSGTKDYWVHMLWMQEAPWWIRPILAIIELAGAFIIKPFSLLVRLFANITAGHSVVMALIAIMFVMKDSLGTVGATGLSFVLSMLILVIELLVAFLQAYIFTMLSALFIGMAVAEHDHEHDHAHGEEIPDAEDVRADFI from the coding sequence ATGAAGATATTTCAACAAAGTTTTAAATTTTTAGCATTAGCATTATTTGTAGTTTTACCAACATCAATTTTTGCTTCAGACACCAATAAAGAAGCTAATTCTGATGGCGGTCAAATAGATACAAAAGAAAAGGTAGATGCATATATCAAGCATCACCTGGCAGATTCTCATGATTTTTCATTATTCTCTTACACAAACGATGCTGGAGAACGAAAACATGTTGGCTTTCCGTTACCTGTTATTTTATGGACATCAGAAGGTTTAGTAACATTCATGTCATCAGAATTTCATCACAATGACGATGGAACTGTTATTGTGGAAAAAAACGGACAGAAATTTGCTAAAATTCATTCAAAAATATATGAATTAGAGGCTGGAGCTACATCAGTTAGTTTTGATGCAGACCATCATGCAACAAATGGTCACAAGTTATTAGACTTCTCAATTACAAAGAGTGTTATAGGTATTTTACTTGTAGGCTTATTGATGTTATTTTGGTTTTCTCGTTTGGCAAGACAGTATAAAAAGAAGCAGATACCAACAGGTTTTGGACGTGTTTTAGAGCCGTTAGTATTATATGTTAGAGACGAAATCGCAAAGCCGAACGTAGGTGAAAAACACTATAGAAGGTTTACAGGTTATTTAATGACTGTGTTTTTCTTTATTTGGATATTGAACTTATTAGGTCTGACACCTTTTGGATTCAATGTTACAGGACAATTAGCCGTAACAGCGTGTTTAGCAATATTTACATTGATTGTATACACATTCAGCGGTACAAAAGATTATTGGGTTCACATGTTGTGGATGCAAGAAGCTCCATGGTGGATTCGTCCTATACTAGCAATTATAGAGTTGGCAGGCGCTTTCATAATTAAGCCGTTTTCATTGTTAGTGCGTTTATTTGCTAACATAACCGCAGGTCACTCGGTTGTTATGGCTTTGATTGCTATAATGTTTGTTATGAAAGATTCATTGGGTACTGTTGGAGCTACAGGATTGTCTTTTGTACTATCAATGTTAATACTGGTTATTGAGTTATTAGTAGCCTTTTTACAGGCATATATTTTTACAATGCTATCTGCCTTGTTTATTGGTATGGCGGTAGCAGAACATGACCATGAGCACGACCATGCTCATGGAGAAGAAATCCCTGACGCAGAAGACGTCAGAGCAGATTTCATTTAA
- a CDS encoding glycosyltransferase family 9 protein — protein sequence MPKPKHILVLRFSAMGDVAMSVPVIRAFTSQYPDVKVTIVTRGFFAPFFRVIKNVEVFEVDLKAKYKGILGLYKLSKELRHLNFDAIADIHNVLRTKILKLFFVGKKVIQIDKGRAEKKALVSGQKFEQLKTTYKRYADVFEKLGFPIDLSNPIFPKKVELDSKSKAFISNLSLPIIGIAPFAAFEGKMYPLEQMKLVIHQLAKNNNIILFGGGSAEILQLNQIEAQTPNTTSVAGKLSLDEELDIISNLNVMLSMDSGNAHIAAMLGVKVVTIWGVTHPFAGFMPFNQPKDYALLANREKYPQIPTSIYGNKQPEGYENAAGSISVESIVTNIESILSN from the coding sequence ATGCCAAAACCTAAACACATACTCGTTTTACGCTTTTCAGCTATGGGAGATGTGGCAATGTCTGTTCCTGTAATAAGAGCTTTTACTTCTCAATACCCAGATGTAAAAGTTACTATAGTTACTCGCGGATTTTTTGCTCCTTTTTTTAGAGTAATAAAAAATGTTGAAGTTTTTGAAGTAGATTTAAAAGCAAAGTATAAAGGTATTTTAGGACTTTATAAACTATCAAAAGAATTAAGGCATCTAAATTTTGATGCTATTGCAGATATACACAATGTCTTGCGAACTAAAATCCTTAAATTATTCTTTGTAGGTAAAAAAGTCATTCAGATAGACAAAGGACGAGCAGAAAAGAAAGCATTGGTTTCTGGTCAAAAGTTTGAACAGCTTAAAACCACCTATAAACGTTACGCTGATGTTTTTGAAAAACTAGGCTTTCCAATAGATTTATCAAATCCGATTTTTCCAAAAAAGGTTGAACTAGACTCTAAATCAAAAGCTTTTATTAGCAACTTAAGTTTGCCAATTATCGGCATTGCGCCTTTTGCAGCATTTGAAGGGAAAATGTATCCATTAGAACAAATGAAATTGGTAATACATCAATTAGCCAAAAACAATAATATTATTTTATTTGGTGGAGGAAGTGCAGAAATTCTTCAACTCAATCAAATTGAAGCTCAAACACCAAACACGACATCTGTTGCGGGAAAATTAAGTTTAGATGAAGAGTTAGATATTATTTCAAACTTAAACGTTATGTTATCTATGGATTCTGGTAATGCGCATATAGCAGCAATGCTAGGTGTGAAAGTTGTTACTATTTGGGGTGTGACACATCCTTTTGCAGGGTTTATGCCATTTAATCAACCAAAAGATTATGCACTGCTCGCCAATAGAGAAAAGTATCCTCAAATACCAACATCTATTTACGGCAACAAACAACCTGAAGGTTACGAGAATGCAGCTGGAAGTATTTCTGTAGAAAGTATTGTGACTAATATTGAGTCTATTTTATCTAACTAA
- a CDS encoding AtpZ/AtpI family protein — protein MEQNKQAQKPKKGKAPSKYLRFTSVAFQMGGTIFLGNYLGKWLDENYATDYWEQIVTLFSVFASMYLVISQVIKLSKDDD, from the coding sequence ATGGAGCAGAACAAGCAAGCTCAAAAACCGAAAAAGGGCAAAGCGCCTAGTAAATATCTTCGATTTACATCTGTGGCGTTTCAAATGGGCGGCACTATTTTTCTTGGTAATTATTTAGGCAAATGGTTAGACGAAAATTACGCTACAGATTATTGGGAGCAAATCGTCACTTTATTTTCAGTATTTGCATCTATGTATTTGGTAATTTCGCAAGTCATAAAATTATCTAAAGATGATGATTAA